GGCTCCGCAAATATCTTCTGTTACCCCAGGATAAACTGTGCTTTCAAAAACGACAATGTTCCCAGGAGTAAGAATCGGCCCTACTAATTTTGCAGCACTTTGCACAGCCGTTAAATCCGGAGAGTGATTGGGATTAACGGGGGTAGGGACAGCGATAATATAGATATCCTGTCCAGCAAGCGCTTGCGTTTGGTTAGTACATACAAGTGCGCTTTCTTCAAGTTGTTTGGGCGTCAATTCCTTGGTGGAATCGAAATTTTGTTGTAGTTCGTCGATGCGTGTTTGGTCAATGTCATAGCCTGTTACAGGGTAATGACGCGCCAAAGCAACTGCCAAGGGCAATCCGACGTAGCCCAAGCCAATCACGGCGATTTTATTCTTTGGTGTCACTTTGTTTTGCAATACGCTGTCCATCAATACTTTCAACGATTAAACCCCAATATAACCTATAACTTTTGTCTGGTATATTTCAAATTATTTCTTGGGTAACCCAGGGTTGTTCAGTGAAACCAACGCGGCCGTCATCCTGAACGCTAATTTTCCGAACGTGCGACTGTATACCTGTCCCGGTCATAAATTGCGCTTTTGGACACCATCTGTATCCGTCATCGTGACGCAATTGAATTGCAGATGCGGCGTTCATGATGACGTTTGTAGAAGACCCCTATCTAAAAGCGCCATTTATGCCCAGGACGGGTATATACTAATGTAGTTTGATTTAGAACGTGTATATATTTTCAATCTACTACCTCAACAGCAGTGCGAGATGTTTTCACCTTTAAATGCTGGTTCATATAAGACAGTAGTATGGTGATGCGTTGGTTGTCTGAAGCACTTTCAAACAAAGCCTGATACCCCTCAAAAGGACCTTTGGTTATCAGCAGTTTTTGCCCCGGTTTGAGAGCAGGGGGGGTGAGTTCGATCAAGCCAGGCTCAATTTCTCGTTGCTGAATGGCTTCAATGATTTCAGCTGGCACGGGAGTTGGGTGGATACCATGACAAATTAGGTGCGATACTCCAATGGTTGATTGAATGGAGAGCCAGCGATCTGTTTCGGGATCAAATTCGACAAAAAGGTAGCGAGGAAACAAAGGTGCCCTGACAGTTTCTACTTTACGGGC
This is a stretch of genomic DNA from Pseudomonadota bacterium. It encodes these proteins:
- a CDS encoding transcription termination/antitermination NusG family protein, which gives rise to MKQWYVVHTHVNKEQIALENLERQNFHSYYPVYKKQRKHARKVETVRAPLFPRYLFVEFDPETDRWLSIQSTIGVSHLICHGIHPTPVPAEIIEAIQQREIEPGLIELTPPALKPGQKLLITKGPFEGYQALFESASDNQRITILLSYMNQHLKVKTSRTAVEVVD